In one Colletotrichum destructivum chromosome 2, complete sequence genomic region, the following are encoded:
- a CDS encoding Putative HRDC domain, 3'-5' exonuclease domain, HRDC-like superfamily, ribonuclease H superfamily: MTSPQDFKSLQDNVQAALVATVKSVNRVSAQDLPFLRAVDPSVGEDLDAKTTRILELSTTLLKSAADVCGLNAPDLEDTDDIDMRWRSIVDIVDSVLEKADTSIDEYTGALKRKDAPAADAAPQAKKPKTTGTVVRSANITKPQLHFAQLVDNNAPWKPVITKKPHAKVPLEESLVTVETDDGFVQYKHPYEAEIIEAKYPNRVYEQAEPIPWQPVETTEATFVDTYEGVLDMLEDLKKAKEIAVDLEHHDFRTYVGLTSLMQISTREKDWIVDTLKPWRGQLEVLNEVFADPSIIKVFHGAFMDMVWLQRDLGLYVNGLFDTGMACEVLHYPQKSLAFLLKKFVNFDADKKYQLADWRVRPLSEEMLYYARSDTHYLLYIYDKMRNELVMKSDRGNPGSDYIEAALQKSKTLSLSRYGGETFNPKTGKGSKGWYNTLLKHPMPFSGQQFAVYRAIWAWRDEVARREDESTPFVLPNGIIGDIAKHMPPDAKALHALIPNHAFLAKRNVTEIWKRYQEARERGVNEPRLLDFFKSELPKVAAKPLAEVASEDAVDAALEPVQLAQSQLFGGMPLSSAWEAVSSAANGLGEYVMLPWQKFVQDAKTVEVSAQEDVTMEGGIETEAEAAAAAAAAAAAQPEAPEPEEEFTLKTGTKRKAPVEDVSDGSDESDSDEGSIDIVLERPESEKKSGKKGKLSASERKAKVASTRADKITRYTEELEKAQAEVERLTKERANATQLEEAQGIAAEKQEKLERYRSALDNRKTRAERKKAKKAEKAKKEAEKEVKEAAKKAKKAAKKAAKEAKKVEEEAAAVDSSDNDEEEETFDYSKATSVLHANRTGNRGKAHVKPTFDPYSKTGNDPLKGARKAVPPRGERSATFKK, encoded by the exons ATGACGTCCCCCCAGGACTTCAAGTCCCTCCAGGACAATGTCCAGGCTGCACTCGTCGCCACCGTCAAGTCGGTCAATCGCGTTTCCGCCCAAGATCTGCCTTTCCTGCGCGCTGTCGATCccagcgtcggcgaggacctcgacgccaaAACCACCCGCATCCTCGAGCTGTCGACAACCCTTCTCaagtccgccgccgacgtatGCGGCCTCAATGCGCCCGATCTCGAAGATACCGACGACATTGACATGCGATGGCGGAGCATCGTCGACATTGTCGATTCCGttctcgagaaggccgacaCTTCCATCGACGAATATACCGGAGCTCTGAAGAGGAAGGATgcgcccgccgccgatgcc GCTCCTCAGGCCAAAAAGCCCAAAACAACCGGGACCGTTGTCCGCAGTGCGAACATCACGAAACCTCAGCTCCATTTTGCTCAGTTGGTCGACAACAATGCCCCGTGGAAGCCCGTCATCACCAAGAAGCCCCACGCCAAGGTCCCACTCGAGGAGAGCCTGGTAACCGTCGAAACGGACGATGGCTTTGTTCA GTACAAGCATCCCTATGAAGCCGAGATCATCGAGGCGAAATATCCCAACAGAGTCTACGAGCAAGCCGAGCCGATCCCCTGGCAACCTGTCGAAACCACCGAAGCCACCTTCGTCGATACCTACGAGGGCGTGTTGGACATGTTGGAGGACTTAAAGAAGGCGAAGGAAATCGCCGTCGACTTGGAACATCACGATTTCAGGACTTACGTCGGACTTACGTCTCTCATGCAGATCAGCACAAGGGAAAAGGACTGGATCGTCGATACTTTGAAGCCTTGGAGAGGCCAGCTTGAAGTGCTCAACGAAGTCTTTGCCGATCCTAGCATCATCAAG GTCTTTCACGGCGCATTCATGGACATGGTATGGCTGCAGCGCGATCTCGGACTGTACGTGAACGGTCTCTTCGACACGGGCATGGCATGCGAGGTGCTGCACTATCCGCAAAAGAGCTTGGCCTTTTTGCTCAAGAAGTTTGTCAACTTTGACGCCGACAAGAAGTACCAGTTGGCCGACTGGAGAGTGCG TCCCCTGTCCGAGGAAATGCTCTACTACGCCCGTTCCGACACGCATTACCTCCTTTACATTTACGACAAGATGCGCAATGAGCTCGTGATGAAGTCGGACCGTGGCAACCCCGGCAGCGACTATATTGAGGCGGCCCTCCAAAAATCCAAGACTCTTTCCTTGAGCCGGTACGGAGGTGAAACATTCAATCCTAAGACCGGAAAGGGCAGTAAGGGCTGGTACAACACCCTCCTCAAGCACCCAATGCCCTTCTCAGGCCAGCAATTTGCTGTTTACAGGGCTATCTGGGCTTGGCGAGACGAGGTGGCCCGGAGAGAAGACGAGAGCACTCCGTTCGTCCTGCCCAAtggcatcatcggcgacaTCGCAAAACACATGCCTCCCGACGCGAAAGCCCTCCACGCTCTCATCCCGAATCATGCCTTCCTCGCAAAGCGGAACGTGACGGAAATATGGAAACGCTACCAAGAAGCGAGGGAACGGGGCGTCAACGAGCCGCGGCTGCTCGACTTCTTCAAGTCAGAACTTCCCAAGGTTGCGGCCAAGCCTTTGGCGGAAGTCGCAAGCGAGGATGCTGTTGATGCTGCCCTTGAGCCCGTCCAGCTGGCGCAGTCTCAGTTGTTCGGTGGCATGCCCCTGAGCTCAGCCTGGGAAGCGGTGTCTTCTGCGGCCAACGGCCTCGGTGAGTACGTCATGCTCCCTTGGCAGAAGTTTGTGCAGGATGCGAAAACCGTCGAGGTATCTGCTCAGGAGGACGTGACCATGGAGGGAGGCATCGAGACCGaagccgaggcggcggccgccgctgctgctgctgctgctgctcagcCCGAGGCGCCTGAGCCGGAGGAGGAATTCACCCTCAAGACAGGCACCAAGAGAAAGGCCCCGGTAGAGGACGTTTCCGATGGCAGTGACGAatcggactcggacgagggCTCCATCGACATAGTCTTGGAGAGGCCAGAGTCAGAGAAGAAGTcgggcaagaagggcaagctCAGCGCCAGCGAGCGCAAGGCAAAGGTGGCGTCAACAAGGGCCGACAAGATCACACGCTACACGGAGGAATTAGAAAAGGCCCAGGCTGAGGTCGAGCGTCTGACCAAGGAGCGGGCCAATGCCACGCAGCTGGAGGAGGCTCAGGGCATCGCTGCAGAAAAGCAGGAGAAACTGGAGAGATACCGATCAGCGCTCGACAATCGCAAGACCAGGGCCGAACGCAAGAAGGCAAAGAAGGCAGaaaaggccaagaaggaagcggagaaggaggtcaaggaggcggcaaagaaggcgaagaaggctgcgaagaaggccgcgaaggaggccaagaaggtcgaggaggaggctgccGCCGTGGACTCGAGTGacaacgacgaagaggaggagacgtTCGACTACAGCAAGGCGACGTCAGTGCTCCACGCGAACCGGACGGGCAACCGCGGCAAGGCGCACGTCAAGCCGACGTTCGACCCGTACTCGAAGACGGGCAACGACCCACTCAAGGGTGCGAGGAAGGCAGTGCCCCcaagaggagagaggagcGCCACCTTCAAGAAATGA
- a CDS encoding Putative zn(2)Cys(6) fungal-type DNA-binding domain-containing protein — protein sequence MKLICDHVRPQCGRCARLSDRCDYPQSRKADVGRRKQILELQTKVHELERLATTWNNAVTGLTAVQLAMDMRHRASDSAAVK from the exons ATGAAGCTGATATGCGACCACGTTAGGCCACAATGCGGCCGCTGTGCCAGGCTCAGCGACAGGTGCGACTATCCGCAATCAAGAAAAGCTGACGTTGGCAGGAGGAAACAAATCCTCGAGCTGCAAACCAAGGTGC ACGAGCTCGAGCGTTTGGCA ACAACGTGGAACAACGCCGTCACGGGCTTGACGGCCGTACAGCTCGCCATGGACATGAGGCACCGCGCTTCTGACTCCGCGGCGGTCAAATAG
- a CDS encoding Putative NAD-dependent epimerase/dehydratase, NAD(P)-binding domain superfamily encodes MTPERKYAIPKGSTVLVTGANGFIGSHVCNELLQLGFNVRGTVRDVDQCAWLPKTLESRKPKGEFMLASLPDMEKNGAFDSLVEGELSIHRTHSSSLVLQAPGVSAVVHVASPVSFSPNPESVIPSSIAVALNALKAANKSSSVKRFVFTSSSVAAALPKPNKGGIEVTADSWNTHSVEIAWREAPYHPQRAWHVYAASKVEAETAVWRFHYENIRRRYDLVVNTGQPVQPRCRVIRPVANDSAVLPGTNFGQPLDVVNQGHPSTSSFVESLWNGTHFDRLASIPPRMLFVSLHLDSLTRNPEYFVDVQDNARLHVAAAVLPNVQNERIFAWAEPFNFDTILDILRTQFPGKGFADNFHNYEELSTAVEPQSRAAELLGQMGRDGFVPLKQSVLLNVGDSNVFGP; translated from the coding sequence ATGACGCCGGAACGAAAGTACGCCATTCCCAAGGGCTCTACCGTTCTTGTGACGGGGGCGAACGGCTTCATCGGCTCCCACGTCTGCaacgagctgctgcagctaGGCTTCAACGTCCGCGGAACTGTACGTGACGTGGACCAGTGCGCGTGGTTGCCGAAGACTCTGGAGAGCCGGAAACCGAAGGGAGAGTTCATGTTGGCTTCGTTGCCAGACATGGAGAAGAACGGCGCTTTTGACTCTCTGGTTGAAGGTGAGTTATCCATTCACAGAACCCACTCGTCATCATTAGTCTTACAAGCACCAGGCGTGTCCGCAGTGGTTCATGTTGCTTCGCCTGTCTCTTTCAGCCCGAACCCTGAGAGCGTCATCCCAAGCAGCATCGCCGTGGCTCTGAATGCGCTCAAAGCCGCCAACAAGTCGTCGAGTGTGAAGCGCTTCGTCTTCACGAGCTCGTCTGTCGCCGCAGCACTACCGAAGCCAAACAAGGGAGGGATCGAAGTGACCGCTGACAGCTGGAACACCCATTCGGTGGAGATAGCATGGAGGGAGGCGCCGTACCATCCTCAAAGGGCGTGGCACGTGTACGCAGCTAGCAAGGTGGAGGCAGAAACCGCGGTGTGGAGGTTTCACTACGAGAATATACGTCGCCGGTATGACTTGGTCGTCAACACAGGTCAGCCAGTTCAGCCGAGATGTCGTGTGATCAGGCCGGTTGCTAATGATTCAGCAGTGCTTCCAGGTACAAACTTTGGACAGCCGCTTGATGTGGTCAACCAAGGCCAtccctcgacctcgtcgttCGTCGAGAGTCTCTGGAACGGCACGCACTTCGATCGGCTCGCATCTATTCCGCCGCGTATGCTATTCGTTTCTCTCCATTTGGACTCGCTGACACGAAACCCAGAGTACTTTGTGGATGTCCAGGATAATGCCAGACTCCACGTGGCAGCGGCCGTGCTCCCCAACGTCCAGAATGAGCGGATCTTTGCCTGGGCTGAACCTTTCAACTTCGATACAATTCTTGACATCTTGCGCACTCAGTTTCCTGGGAAGGGATTTGCAGACAACTTCCACAATTATGAGGAGCTCTCCACCGCAGTCGAACCCCAATCGAGAGCAGCAGAGCTGCTGGGGCAGATGGGAAGGGATGGTTTCGTTCCTTTGAAGCAAAGCGTCCTTCTCAACGTTGGAGACTCAAATGTCTTTGGGCCTTGA
- a CDS encoding Putative D-isomer specific 2-hydroxyacid dehydrogenase, catalytic domain-containing protein: MADPATEVKKPARLPSPTHHVVVKLETIHVPLPDVDTGTLTHEVIGYEYTRPSQPGVAAARAWPASVLITTTVPINAETLGDAPYLKCVITDSTGTDHVDLDECRRRGITVMYSPNATVEAVSEHALALYFSTRRRLVTLHNTMMDHDDTRPNPWRAKGSMSSLLLDAEGRPPHTCGNEVVGVIGYGPIGQRVAKLCRALGMEVLVAARKDAEPSPPPITSASATQSKSDPRTPFAEVLRRATVLFLVVPLTPDTRNLVAARELETLRPDAVLVNVGRGGTVDEAALLSALREGRIAGAATDVFEVEPAGSAADSVLLGEGARGVNLTLTPHLAWCADQTRVNIRRVVGENVRAFVRGEKEGNFVLDMR, encoded by the exons ATGGCCGACCCCGCAACGGAGGTCAAGAAGCCGGCGCGGctcccgtcgccgacgcaccacgtcgtcgtcaagctcGAGACGATCCACGTCCCGCTCCCGGACGTCGACACGGGTACCCTGACGCACGAGGTCATCGGGTACGAGTACACACGGCCCTCGCAGCccggcgtcgcggcggcgagggcctggcCCGCGAGCGTGCTCATCACGACAACGGTACCGATCAACGCCGAGACGCTCGGGGATGCGCCGTATCT GAAATGCGTCATCACCGATTCGACGGGGACGGATCACGTCGATCTGGATGAGTGTAGGCGGCGAGGGATCACCGTCATGTACTCGCCCAACGCCACCGTTGAAGCCGTATCCGagcacgccctcgccctg TACTTCTCGACCCGCAGGCGTCTCGTCACGCTGCACAACACAATGATGGACCACGACGACACGCGTCCGAACCCCTGGCGCGCGAAGGGGAGCATGTCCTCgcttctccttgacgccgagggccgccCGCCGCACACCTGCGGcaacgaggtcgtcggcgtcatcggctACGGGCCCATCGGGCAGCGCGTCGCCAAGTTGTGCCGCGCACTCGGCATGGAGGTCCTCGTCGCAGCCCgcaaggacgccgagccctcccctcccccaatcACATCCGCCTCCGCGACGCAGTCCAAAAGCGACCCCCGCACCCCGTtcgccgaggtcctccgGCGCGCCAcggtcctcttcctcgtcgtgcCGTTGACACCCGACACGCGaaacctcgtcgccgcccgcgaaCTCGAGACGTTGCGGCCCGACGCCGTACTCGTCAACGTTGGCCGCGGCGGtaccgtcgacgaggcggcaCTGCTCTCGGCGCTGCGGGAGGGGAGGATCGCGGGTGCGGCGACGGacgtcttcgaggtcgagccGGCGGGCAGCGCCGCCGACAGCGTGCTGCTGGGCGAGGGGGCGCGCGGGGTCAACCTCACGCTTACGCCGCACCTGGCATGGTGCGCGGACCAGACGAGGGTGAACATCCGGAGGGTCGTCGGGGAGAACGTGAGGGCGTTCGtgaggggggagaaggagggcaacTTTGTGCTCGATATGCGGTGA
- a CDS encoding Putative phosphatidylinositol N-acetylglucosaminyltransferase subunit Q/GPI1, which produces MHPLSVLSVGIFVAGYITARWDLVTRLYELAIFAWDYGVVTRAAKGFALLTFVYLLIFIPVERLATKEANLPEADMPENDGLMRIFWPTDIQRSDLPGVVVGWRNSSLDVFVVAILDDVDAGHVEFALKIGTLFRNSPHPVYSIYERCGHGAMHVLGLANPSDAVVLDPSLFVATTPAAAKVPRITCAKALSIQIILYDRPRPGRMQYISLNPISLALGNKEAPGLPPTEHMAEEEKQELKLKEQKRKLVDKLRLHTIIKRSPSPKEKALPKIVNQINWSWELEQLLQKNISRIGTRPKRTLSVSERVVENVTTVRNFVWDLLILYVLPLIQWGFVYMLMGHRAVAELLLQILEFRLKDNSLALKDISATAQQVEIRLQQFCYWPMQYTTLRQRKNDWESVTTSHPDYIRFYNSLWLVANDVIIGIALGSYIIDNAEWAASAISGLLKVYTVEALQRSITWLMDCPGGLKLNKDLASFLGDLFLWVIDYWSNCIATLEPVLPHVIWFIGFSSFAGASMPIAMFSDLLSGLTVHIYSFYLASARIYHWQLTILISLFHLFRGKKHNVLRNRIDSCDYDLDQLLVGTILFTLLFFLLTTVVVFYLNFAVARMVIISLKAVFDTLLSCLNHFPLFALMLRVKDPRRLPGGIRFELRDTHDYRLSNTSNEPPTSVIYLKSIPLTFRAMFHQYFQMGNRIRKHYLSPQVLLCLLTGQFVPPLNRKNLYSLQYSMLPARRANFRQMWDAITTAQPSRKPAPFVMNGRRYPTGLGGGGRTRYHH; this is translated from the exons ATGCACCCCCTCTCTGTCCTCAGCGTTGGCATCTTCGTCGCTGGCTACATCACCGCCCGATGGGACCTGGTTACACGCCTCTATGAGCTTGCCATATTCGCTTGGGACTACGGAGTTGTT ACACGCGCCGCCAAGGGCTTCGCCCTCCTAACCTTCGTCTACCTCCTTATATTCATTCCCGTGGAACGTTTGGCCACCAAGGAGGCGAACCTG CCCGAGGCTGACATGCCAGAAAATGACGGCTTAATGAGGATATTCTGGCCGACGGACATCCAGCGCTCCGACCTGCCCGGTGTCGTTGTGGGATGGAGGAACTCGAGCCTGGatgtcttcgtcgtcgccatcctcgacgacgtcgat GCCGGCCACGTCGAATTCGCTCTCAAAATCGGTACCCTCTTTCGAAATTCCCCTCATCCCGTCTACAGCATCTACGAACGATGCGGCCACGGAGCCATGCATGTCCTGGGCCTTGCCAACCccagcgacgccgtcgtcctcgatccTTCCCTGTTCGTCGCGACGACCCCAGCCGCCGCAAAAGTCCCTCGTATCACTTGCGCCAAAGCCCTGAGCATTCAAATCATCCTTTACGACCGCCCACGCCCCGGCAGGATGCAGTACATCTCGCTGAACCCCATATCGCTTGCGCTCGGAAACAAGGAGGCCCCGGGCCTGCCACCGACTGAAcacatggccgaggaggagaagcaggaaCTGAAGCTGAAGGAGCAGAAGAGGAAACTTGTCGACAAGCTTAGGCTCCACACCATCATCAAGCGATCGCCCTCGCCAAAGGAGAAGGCTCTGCCCAAGATTGTGAACCAAATCAACTGGTCCTGGGAGCTTGAACAGCTGCTGCAGAAGAACATTTCGCGCATCGGCACCAGACCAAAGCGGACGCTCAGCGTCTCGGAGCGAGTTGTCGAGAACGTGACGACCGTGCGGAACTTCGTATGGGACCTCCTGATCCTATACGTGCTCCCGCTGATCCAGTGGGGGTTCGTGTACATGCTCATGGGTCACAGAGCCGtggccgagctcctccttcAGATCCTTGAGTTCCGTCTAAAGGACAACTCCCTGGCCCTGAAGGacatctcggcgacggcgcaaCAGGTGGAGATCAGGCTTCAGCAATTCTGCTACTGGCCTATGCAGTACACGACGTTGCGACAGCGTAAAAACGACTGGGAGAGCGTCACGACTAGCCATCCTGACTATATCCGCTTCTACAATAGCTTGTGGCTTGTCGCCAACgatgtcatcatcggcatcgcgcTGGGATCCTACATCATCGATAATGCCGAATGGGCCGCCAGTGCAATCAGTGGGCTTTTGAAGGTGTACACAGTCGAGGCACTGCAACGGAGCATTACTTGGCTGATGGACTGCCCTGGGGGCTTGAAGCTGAATAAAGACTTGGCTTCGTTCCTCGGAGACCTTTTCCTATGGGTTATCGATTACTGGTCAA ACTGTATCGCGACCCTTGAGCCAGTGCTGCCTCACGTCATCTGGTTCATTGGGTTCTCCAGCTTCGCCGGCGCTAGTATGCCCATTGCCATGTTTTCCGACCTGCTATCCGGCCTGACCGTCCACATCTACTCGTTTTATCTCGCGTCTGCTCGGATCTACCACTGGCAGCTGACGATCCTCATCTCACTCTTCCATCTCTTCCGTGGCAAGAAGCACAACGTCCTCCGTAACCGTATCGACTCGTGCGACTACGACCTAGaccagcttctcgtcggcaCCATCCTGTTCAccctgctcttcttcctcctcacAACGGTGGTCGTCTTTTACCTCAACTTTGCCGTTGCGCGCATGGTCATCATCTCGCTCAAGGCTGTGTTCGATACGCTTCTCTCTTGTCTAAATCACTTTCCCCTTTTCGCGCTGATGTTACGGGTCAAAGACCCGAGGCGACTTCCAG GCGGCATTCGTTTTGAGCTTCGAGATACCCATGATTATAGACTTAGTAATACTTCCAACGAACCACCAACCTCGGTCATCTATCTCAAG TCCATCCCCCTCACATTCCGTGCCATGTTCCACCAGTACTTCCAAATGGGGAACCGCATCCGCAAGCACTACCTATCGCCACAGGTGCTCCTTTGCTTGCTGACAGGGCAGTTCGTCCCGCCCCTCAACCGCAAGAATCTGTACAGCTTGCAATACAGCATGCTGCCCGCGCGCCGCGCAAACTTTCGTCAGATGTGGGACGCCATCACGACAGCGCagccgtcgaggaagccCGCGCCGTTCGTCATGAATGGGAGGAGGTATCCGACAGGGCTTGGCGGCGGGGGGAGGACAAGATACCACCATTAA
- a CDS encoding Putative mitochondrial distribution/morphology family 35/apoptosis: MSASLAPECNEVKERYDTCFLKWYSEKYLRSSGTDNNECADLFKNYQKCLTVALKERGIDKLLDEAREDQKDNDATYMGRKYI, translated from the exons ATGTCTGCTTCTCTAGCGCCCGAGTGCAACGAAGTCaagga GCGCTACGATACTTGCTTCTTGAAATGGTACAGCGAGA AGTACCTCCGAAGCAGCGGTACAGACAACAATGAGTGCGCCGACCTCTTCAAAAACTACCAAAAATGTTTGACG GTGGCGCTCAAGGAACGTGGGATAGACAagctgctggacgaggcgcGGGAGGACCAGAAGGACAATGACGCGACGTACATGGGACGCAAAT ACATTTGA